In Podospora pseudocomata strain CBS 415.72m chromosome 4, whole genome shotgun sequence, the genomic stretch TGAGTGGGAAGAGGCCAGTCCGAGATGAGACCTGTTGGGTTCTGGTGGGCAGCTGTGTGGTATGGGGagtgctgctgttgaagagggCTCGACATGGCGCTCTGGTGAGTCGGTGAATGGGCACTGTGGTCATCGGGCGATGAAGCTGCTCCACTGGCAGAGTTGGGAGAGTGAACCGACACAGGCGCGCTCATAGTGCCGGTGAGGTCAAGTGGAAGCCAGCTCGTAACTGGGCTCAGGCTTTGACGACTTGACTGGGACATGGTTGtcaaggcggtggaggtgatgTTCTGGAGAGGAGCGGAGGAGACGGCAGTGGTATAGGAGTAGCGGTCGCGATGATCATATCTGAGCTGCTCCAGCAAAGGGTCCCCCCCAACAGTGTTGTTGAACTCGAAGTTCATGGTGGCTAATCAGAAGCGGAACCAGGAACCAGAAATTGTAAAAGAGAGGTTGGCAAAGAGGGGATTGGAGGTTGTTCGGATGGAATTGTAGCGTGAGTGCCAGGGGCGGGCGTGGACAGACCGACACCgctctttctttttgggcGTATCGATATTTGTCGGTCAGGAAAGGTTCATGTCATAACAAGCATCAAGCGCAGCTTGTCGTTCCTCTGCTGTACTCGTGGTCTCTCGAAGACTCCCAGTCGTAACGTCGTGACAAAGAGGAGAGGTGAGGCTGGTAGAGGACGAGAAAGCTTGTGAAGGCCGAGTATGAGTGCTGCACGGCCTTGTCGTCCTTTGGGTCCAGTCCTGTCCTGTCCTTGGGAGCCAGAGGGTGTTTGTCGGTGGTTGTCTTTGGGGAGttgcaggaagaggagggaccaccaccaagacaagaCCAGTGGCTCgttctccctcttctcacTTCTCTTCTCACGCAACCCGCTCCACAGCAGTCCGTTGAAGAGGCGGTGAGCATGCATCGACCCCCGGTCCCGTCGGCGATGCTAATTGGGTGGGTCGTGCACGGATAAGGTGGGCACAAGTTCAAGTGCCGGCCAATCATTGAGGCGCTAAACCTGGTTGACAGTGGGCTGCTGCCAGCACCACTCCGTCCTgtcaaccccctcccgcaCTGTACAGGgacctcctcgccttgcCGAGAGCCTGGATCCCAAACCCCTCACCCAGCTGCCAGCTCCAGACATCTCAGAGTTTGTCCAAGATGGTGCGAGGTCCACAGAACCCTGAAGGGATCGAAGGGACGGGGAACGGGACGGGATAGCTAAGCGTATGGACCATGCTGACCACCCTATGCCTAGGAGATGACGCTCACGATATCGAGAGGAGGGCAAGACATACATATCCCGTACGCCAGCACAGCcattgatgttgatgatcaGTTTGCTCTCGCAGATCCCAAGAGGCTGGCTGCCCAGGTGCTCAGCCGAACTAGTCGATATCCAGGTCGGAGTTTTCTTTTGGTGCTTGCGCTATCGACAAGACCGGCTTTCCAGCATCAGGTGTCGCCCATATGGTCTTGTGGGCCCGGCGGCTTGGCCCGTTGAGCCATCTGCCATGGACGTCGAACAACCTGTCACTGACAGACAGCCTTCGGACGCTCATCAGCAAGGCAGGGCTCCAGCACAGCATCACGACTCCTATGCACTGCAACAAGCAGTGGCGGCAAGTAACGATGCAAACGTGCTATCTCGGCTTCTACCGAATCAATTCTCTCCTTGATGGCCCGGACTGGCGGCtgctctctttctccccGGCGTTGTGCTGCGATATGAGAGCATTCCAGATGGCTTTCATGCTGCCATCCGCCTCGTCATACCCGTCGCCCGGCTTTGGCTGAATTCTCTTGCTCGTCTTCCCAGCATGGTTGTTTCATGTCATCGGTGAGACCGCGCGCCCGCCGCCGGCCCATTGAGACATTCTCAGGCTTCCATGTCAGTTCACTGGACTGGCATAAAACTGCTGGATTTCCAGGCGAAGCGAGTCCGGTGAGCCCCTGGACGCAAGGGAAGAGGGGAGTGCAGCAGGCAGTGGGCGATTACTTATCGTTGGCATGCGCCTCGTCATGTCCAAGGTGGTGCGTGGCTCCTAATAGTTCTGTACAACATCTCGCGGCATGAGGACACCACGAGGCACAAGCACAAGTCCGCGGCCATGCCAATTGCCAGCTGCCAGAGATATCCCACAGGAAGTACAGACACAGTGAGAAGTCGGTCCCGTGTCGTATGCAGCACTGCGGCGCGATTCGGGCCCAATGGTAGCATTCGGCTCTGATGGCGAGTGTTGaattgatgatggatggtggaCGGTCATGAGGGTTGCTGGTCAGGGCACAGCGAAGTCCTTGCAGGGGCCAATCGTTGATCCACGTCGTTTCCCCGCGCTTATCTGATTTGCCCAGTACGGGCACGGGGCCCCCAGCTCTTCTCTCAAACACCTTGGACCCTGAATTGACTTCAAGGCCGTTGGGGGCTTTGATATCAAAGTTCAAAAGGGATTGGATCGTGATACCCCAAACAATCCTGTGCCAACATGGACTTTGGGAATATTCAACAAACATTCCAAACAGGGGATAACAGTTCCTTCTCGCCAGAACCCTCGTCGACCCCTTTGCTATCCCGGTCAGCGACATGGGCCCTCTCGTCAAACGTCCTCACCTCGACGCCGGGGATCAGCATCCGGCCCAGGGTTATCGGAAGAGGCGTTGAACGAGGCCGGCTCGCGACCTCATCACTCCACACAAAGGCAGCAGAAACGATAAGTTCAAGCCACGTTTCTGACGATCGCCCATGCTTTGTcttcaaaaagaaaataaaaccCATGCTCGGTCgagaacctcctcctctttctgaactccacaccaacccccacgAACCGAAAAACTCCGGAAGGGGGTTCTGGTTCGAAATTCTTTCCACTGATCTCCAGTGACCTGCTCCGTGCTCTCCTGTAGAGTTACGCTCAAGTCAACTCTGACACAGGAGACAATGGACATCCTTTGACCGCTGAGGCTTGGGATCAGTGCTCATGGGATTCATATGCCATATCCGCCACAACTCCTGTCCAACACATACATATGCGTCTAGAAAGGGGAAACCGCACCCTGGCCACATGGCCCGCCGGTTCTGGACAAGCGATAGGAAGAGGATCAGCCACACTCCCACACGACTCCGACCGCAAGACGCCGAGCAAGCGCTTGTTCTGTCCCACAAGCACCCAAGATCTTTTCAAGGGGCGATGTCGATGCTAATGGTGCATCTTGATCCAAATCAGGAAATCCCCCTATTGTTTCTTGTGCTTCCAAAAGGAGGGGTTGCAGCAAAGGTGTGGGTGTTTGACGGCCGGCAACTGTCTACCGGAGGGACACCTGGGCCACCCCTGACCGATCTATCCGGATCTGTGCCATCGGCCGGACGCGATGCTTGTTTTGCTAACCCTGCCGGGATGTCTTCCAAGGACGGTTGAAGTCAAGAACGCGACGTGACTCCACTGAAGGCCAAGACGTTGTCGTTTTCGTCCTAGCTTGTTCGTACTCGATGAAGACTTTTTCTTTGCGTCTGAAGTCGTCCGGGCATGCCGGGGTTTTCCTCGCCACTTTCGTGGTGTTGTTCGCATGCTTTGCTGGCGGGAATTCGTGTCGTTCGTCGGTTGATGGTACGGGTGATGGGAAGaagactgactgactgactgacaaCGCCGACAGTTGGTCTATGGTGACGGAACTACCCGCTAGTTGGCTTTTGTAGCCGGACAAActctggagaggttggcgatcACACAAGATAGCTCCGATGTGTTCAGCTCCTCAGTTGATGATCTGCTGCTGGTTGATTCCGGGTCTCCCTAGCAACAACCGTGATGGCTTCGGTTAAGTAGACGGTGGTAGAGATTGTTTTCGGTCTCCACCAAAAGATCAGGTGCTGTAAAAGATTAACTTGATGTAATATTTGGACGGTTTGTACTGTAACGAACATCGGATGTTTACCTTATAAGAGATGGGCGGAATACCAGGCCACGTTGAATCAAGTGTAGAGATcgaagatggagagagaaGCTACCCGGAGCTTGCGGCCGGCGTTTGGCGGAGTTGACTGCTAAGCACCGGAGCTCCCCTCCGCTCCGGCCGGCCTTGGGCCGGGACTACCGGCTTGTTCGGCTCGGTGGTCTTGGCACGCCTCGGCCGGTGGGACAGCCCCAAGATCCAAGAGAGAAAATAAGGTCCAAACAGCATTGGATACATTTCAGTCAGTTGGTTCAAACATCACTTAAACAATCAGAAGATCTACCAGACGAAGGCGAAGACGTTTATTCTCCGCCGTTCAGATACCAAGCTCTCCAAGTGAATCAAGTGACAAGAATGACCCGCTTTTCTCCATCCCCAACTTTGACGTTCTTGGCATCTGGGAGCCACAAGGCAAAACCTCACACACATTGAACCTACATACCCAATCGACCGTTGTGCGAGAACGCCGCAAACGATCAGTGGCTTTTCGTTATGTGGCCGGTGATGAATTCAAAAGCGGTGTAGGTTTTTTTGGTGAACAATATTACCGGCACAGACGATTGTTCATCACCTCGCTCACCCCGCTATTCGACTTGAGCACACCCCTGAAAACCACGCTTTCACAACAAAGACTCCCACTCACAACAACCGGGCTCTCACTTACAAATGAGCCCCCCATCGCAACAAAAAAGAGTATTATTCAGCTGGAAGAACAAAGAAAAGACTACCTCGACCACAATGCCAACCTCACAATTACCACCACCGGGCccttcccaacaaccaccaccccaagccaccacctcatcacAACCCGACGACCTCGAAGTCGTgaccgacgacaacgacagcGACTACTCCTCCATCGACTCGGAaatccccttttccacccccaatctccccccttccatgACCACAATGATGATAGACAGCCTCTtcacaaccccaccccccctccacgaccccctcatcaccccaACTTCCACCCTCCAAGACGAGACCCTATCTgacatcctccccttcctctcctcctcccccctcccccccgatCTCTTCACCTACAACGCCTACAacgtcccctccctccgccggGAGGCTCACATTGCCTTTCTTCATGCCTCGCTTGGTAGGTTGCCAGGGAAGTTTGTCGCCGCGGACGCGAGCAGGCCCTGGTTTTTGTACTGGTGTCTTAGCGGGTTGGCCatgttgggggaggacgtGAGCCGGTATAGGGAGAGTGTAAAAGAGACGGCGAGGTCGATGCAGAATGGGagtggggggtttggtggtgggggtgggcaGCTGAGTCATCTTGCTACGTCGTatgcggtggtgctggcgtTGGCGATTGTTGGGGTGAGTTTTACTGGATAGAAAATCAAAGAGGGTTTgtttgctgatgatgaaaaAACTTTTTTTTAAGAAAAatagggagaggaaggcttTGAGGTTATTGATAGGAGGCAGATGTGGAGgtggctgggggggttgaaaCAGAGGGATGGTGGGTTTGAGGTCtgtagggggggggaggaggacattAGGTACGTTGTTGCTATGCTGGGAATGGATTAGGGGTAAAGGGCTGATGATGGATACAGAGGGGCGTACTGTGCAGCTGTTATCATCACGCTGCTCGATCTGCCGCTCGATCTAACTCCCGAATCGCCCGCATATAAACCCGACGACCCGAGTTTTAACCTCCTGTCTGGAGTAGCTGACTACGTTCGACGATGTGAGTGTGTTCTTTTCTTCTAGCCTCCCCCACTCTCCCACACGAATTTTACCAACATCATTTTGCTAGGCCAAACCTACGAAGGTgggatatcctcctccccctccgccgaAGCCCACGGCGCCTACGCCTTTTGCGCATTGGGgtgcctctccctcctcggccccccGAGTatcaccatcccccaaaccctcaacctcccctcccttctgTCATGGCTCTCTAGCCGGCAGTACGCCCCCGAAGGAGGCTTCTCGGGGCGGACCAACAAGCTCGTTGACGGGTGTTATTCCCACTGGGTCGGGGCGTGCTTCCCCTTGATCGAGGCCGCTCTGGCCAATTCCCCAACTCCGGTGAATGACAGTTTGTTTAgtcgggaggggttgataCGTTATATTCTGAACTGCTGTCAGGATGAGACTAAGAGGGGGGGGCTGAGGGATAAGCCGGGCAAGATGAGTGACGCGTATCATAGCTGTTATGTGCTGAGTGGTTTGAGCGCGGGGATGCATCAGTGGGTGTTGGAAGACGAGGAGTGGATGGTGCTGCCTTACTTGGAAGGGGAGCAGGTTTTTGAGAATGCGGATCGGGTGAGGCCGGTGCATCCTGTTTATGTGATCCCGCAAGGGGCggtgagggcgatgagggggTATTttagggggaagggggggtttaACTGAGTcttgtggttggtgatggtgtggttggaAGATATATGTGTGTTGAGTCTGGAAGGGTTTGTACGGGAATAAAATAGGATATGTGCATGTTTGGTGTAGGTCGTTAGGCCACTGGGATATACGTTGGCAAATGGGATAACACGGTGTCAAAAAGTTATTTTAGTTGCTTTTTGCTTGTGGTCACTGAACAGAGGAATGAGAATAAAATGCTGTCGAGAAACAACGCGCATGTTGTCATGGCGAGGGCAGATAAAATTGTGGAttgcttgttgttggctTCGGAGTGGAAACGTTCTTTGGATTGTCTATCGGCAACCTGTTGCAAACTAGGTTGATGATATGTTGCAAAGTAGGGGACGTCAAAATTCCAAGAGAATGTGGATGGAAGTCAAAGAGTTTGTCAAGTGCAGTGAAATCTAAAGTTGCTTGCAGTTGACCTTCAGTctggcgaggaagagaagagaagagcagAGCAGATATCACGTGTCTAATCACATCTATTCCGCCGTGACTACTCCAAACTAACCGCTCTCAAAGCAAGAGAGAGATGTCCAAATCCGGTGAAACAAGGGTACTTGATTGGCTGTTTCATGGCCTCTCTGTACATGTGAGAATCGTTAGCTCGCCGGACGAATACGGatggcaacagcaacctgTCGCCATGATGGTCAGATGAGAAATGAGCAGTCACGATCTCACTTCAAGTCTAGAATGAAAATAACATGCAGGTATTTCCTGACTTCTCGTGCCTTCCCATCTGGGGCCGGGGGACATGCACAATGCACGTATGACATAGGTGGTGCATTTTGCAGCTAGCTATCAGAGGCAAAAAGGAGGCCTCGGAGGTTTACTCAtgtttctgcttctttcttctgccggcagcggaggaggtgatggtgtcacTGGTGTTCCCCCAATGCTTTACTTTGTAAAGATCCCGAGCCATGGTAGCCGTGTATTGCCTGTTGGATGACCTGCATCTACCAATCTGCCCCCGACTCTGGATCTGGAACTGACGGTGAAGCCTACAGAACTGTCACACGCGCTCATGCTATCTGTCCTACTTTGTGTTCAGATCCAGAGGCTGATGGACGATGTTAGAAATCATGAGATAGTAAGATAGATAGACATCGCCACTGCAGGCCCATCTATCTCTAGCCTTCTCATTATCCCATCGATGCCGGCAAATCTGAAACCTAGAAAGAGCAAGAAACGGTCAAGATGAGCGAGCGATGGACAGACGTGGCAATCCTGAGGCGCACCCAATACTACCATTGCATGTCTATC encodes the following:
- the RAM1 gene encoding CAAX farnesyltransferase (FTase) subunit beta (COG:O; EggNog:ENOG503NU8I) gives rise to the protein MSPPSQQKRVLFSWKNKEKTTSTTMPTSQLPPPGPSQQPPPQATTSSQPDDLEVVTDDNDSDYSSIDSEIPFSTPNLPPSMTTMMIDSLFTTPPPLHDPLITPTSTLQDETLSDILPFLSSSPLPPDLFTYNAYNVPSLRREAHIAFLHASLGRLPGKFVAADASRPWFLYWCLSGLAMLGEDVSRYRESVKETARSMQNGSGGFGGGGGQLSHLATSYAVVLALAIVGGEEGFEVIDRRQMWRWLGGLKQRDGGFEVCRGGEEDIRGAYCAAVIITLLDLPLDLTPESPAYKPDDPSFNLLSGVADYVRRCQTYEGGISSSPSAEAHGAYAFCALGCLSLLGPPSITIPQTLNLPSLLSWLSSRQYAPEGGFSGRTNKLVDGCYSHWVGACFPLIEAALANSPTPVNDSLFSREGLIRYILNCCQDETKRGGLRDKPGKMSDAYHSCYVLSGLSAGMHQWVLEDEEWMVLPYLEGEQVFENADRVRPVHPVYVIPQGAVRAMRGYFRGKGGFN